In a single window of the Novosphingobium sp. IK01 genome:
- a CDS encoding zinc-finger domain-containing protein: MIQPPETIFTDATRVSCDGASGIRSNGSFKPSALGHPRVWLEIDEKGYVECGYCDRRFVLKGGPADTTGETKAA, from the coding sequence ATGATCCAGCCACCCGAAACGATCTTCACCGATGCCACCCGCGTGAGCTGCGATGGGGCCAGCGGCATCCGTTCCAACGGCTCGTTCAAGCCTTCCGCGCTCGGCCACCCGCGCGTCTGGCTTGAAATCGACGAAAAGGGCTATGTCGAATGCGGCTATTGCGACCGTCGCTTCGTGCTCAAGGGCGGGCCTGCCGACACCACCGGCGAAACCAAGGCGGCCTGA